A single window of Anopheles moucheti chromosome 2, idAnoMoucSN_F20_07, whole genome shotgun sequence DNA harbors:
- the LOC128296903 gene encoding probable tyrosyl-DNA phosphodiesterase produces the protein MLCFVMENSKRKMISNAPTKECQYGGECYRVNPVHFREYSHPHIEKLLTKAVSFSMVEIPDDVKVHKSVFGEQLKIVSSLFPHLSCDSINPEKKLKVEPTTSTQPLPTTSSACTSSVTKMDPKPSNPGKDNMNTIESLFAERRAKMQATQRDKPPETVAPVKKDGPSSNTTTDTGISLKQAIPRDINSYFPVVAPRGRMAAKLAAAAPYNFFLTTITASKPTHTEPLSITFQELLDSSLGELECSVQMNFMVDIGWLLAHYFFAGYENVPLLVLYGDETPELRMVSQKKPNVTALKVEIKTPFGVHHTKMGLYGYRDGSMRVVISTANLYEDDWHNRTQGLWISPRLPAVPEGSDTTYGESRTDFRASLLNYLDAYKLHQLQPWMERIRKTDFSDVKVFFIASVPGGHTNTPKGPLWGHPRLGFVLSQHAAPIDDACPLVAQSSSIGSLGPSPESWVLGEIMASFRKDSAPVGIRRLPGFRMIYPSYSNVRQSHDGLLGGGCLPYVRNTHVKQEWLKDYLHQWCSRTRNRNKAMPHIKTYCRWSHRGLYWFLLTSANLSKAAWGVYNKTGRFEKPLRINSYEAGVLFLPKMLLDENFFPMDSNKKHPPFPMPYDIPIIPYAPEDTPFFMDYLQQ, from the exons atgttgtgttttgttatggaaaatagtaaaagaaaaatgatttcCAATG CACCGACGAAAGAATGCCAGTATGGAGGTGAATGCTATCGTGTGAATCCAGTCCATTTCCGTGAATATTCTCATCCACACA TTGAAAAATTGCTTACCAAGGCCGTATCCTTCTCAATGGTTGAAATACCCGACGATGTGAAAGTACACAAAAGCGTGTTTGGAGAGCAGTTAAAAATTGTATCCAGCTTGTTTCCGCATCTCTCGTGCGATTCAATAAATCCAGAAAAGAAACTCAAAGTGGAACCGACCACTTCTACACAACCGCTTCCCACGACTTCATCTGCCTGCACCAGCAGTGTTACGAAGATGGATCCAAAACCTTCCAACCCCGGGAAAGATAATATGAATACGATTGAATCACTGTTTGCAGAACGTAGAGCAAAAATGCAGGCCACGCAAAGAGATAAACCGCCAGAAACAGTTGCTCCAGTCAAAAAAGACGGGCCATCTTCCAACACTACTACCGATACAGGAATATCATTGAAACAGGCAATACCACGTGACATAAATTCCTACTTTCCGGTGGTAGCTCCAAGGGGTCGGATGGCTGCCAAACTGGCTGCAGCCGCTCCGTATAACTTTTTCCTGACCACCATCACTGCATCCAAGCCCACACACACGGAACCACTTTCCATAACGTTCCAGGAGCTACTTGATTCTAGCTTAGGCGAGTTAGAATGTTCAGTGCAGATGAATTTTATGGTAGATATCGGTTGGTTGTTGGCACATTATTTTTTCGCTGGTTACGAAAATGTCCCTCTACTTGTACTGTACGGTGATGAAACACCCGAGTTGAGGATGGTTTCGCAGAAGAAGCCTAATGTTACTGCATTGAAAGTGGAGATTAAGACACCGTTCGGTGTCCATCACACCAAGATGGGCCTCTACGGATATCGTGACGGTTCGATGCGTGTCGTCATTTCGACTGCCAATCTGTACGAGGACGATTGGCACAATCGTACACAGGGGCTTTGGATTAGTCCAAGATTACCAGCCGTACCGGAGGGGTCTGACACAACGTACGGTGAAAGCAGAACCGATTTTCGCGCTAGTCTGCTGAATTATCTAGATGCGTACAAACTGCACCAGCTACAACCGTGGATGGAACGAATAAGAAAAACGGACTTTTCAGATGTAAA AGtgttttttattgcttctgtTCCCGGTGGTCACACGAATACTCCGAAGGGTCCCTTATGGGGACATCCGCGTTTAGGCTTTGTGCTATCTCAGCATGCCGCACCAATTGATGATGCTTGCCCATTGGTTGCCCAAAGTTCAAGCATTGGCAGCCTCGGGCCTTCGCCCGAATCGTGGGTATTGGGAGAAATCATGGCAAGCTTCCGGAAAGACAGTGCTCCGGTAGGCATAAGACGGTTGCCTGGTTTTCGGATGATTTATCCCAGTTACTCTAACGTGCGCCAAAGCCATGACGGTTTGCTCGGTGGAGGTTGCCTACCGTACGTAAGGAATACACATGTGAAGCAAGAATGGCTGAAGGATTATTTGCACCAGTGGTGTAGTCGAACCCGGAATCGGAACAAAGCGATGCCGCACATAAAGACTTACTGCCGTTGGTCCCATCGAGGATTGTATTGGTTTTTGCTTACTTCAGCGAATCTGTCTAAAGCGGCCTGGGGTGTTTACAATAAGACGGGCCGCTTCGAAAAACCGCTGCGGATTAATAGCTATGAGGCGGGCGTATTGTTCCTACCGAAGATGTTG TTGGACGAAAATTTTTTCCCCATggattcaaacaaaaaacatccacCGTTTCCGATGCCTTATGATATCCCAATCATTCCATATGCTCCAGAAGACACTCCCTTTTTCATGGACTATTTGCAACAATAG
- the LOC128298636 gene encoding probable tyrosyl-DNA phosphodiesterase — protein sequence MESTQENELSIGVAELDVSSNVEICSSVSKEDESEDFFFVVAPRGRMADKLAAAAPYNFFLTTITDSQPTHTEPLSITFQELLDPSLGELECSLQMNYLVDIDWLLKHYSLAGYQNVPLLVLHGDETPELSTVSQEKPNVTALKVEIKTPFGVHHTKMGLYGYRDGSMRVVISTANLYENDWYNRIQGLWISPRLPAVPEGSDTTYGESRTEFRTSLLNYLDAYKLHQLQPWMERIRKTDFSDVK from the coding sequence ATGGAAAGCACGCAAGAAAACGAACTATCAATTGGTGTCGCTGAGTTAGATGTCTCATCTAACGTTGAAATTTGCTCTAGTGTTTCAAAGGAAGATGAATCCGAAGACTTTTTCTTCGTCGTAGCGCCGCGGGGTCGGATGGCTGACAAACTGGCTGCAGCTGCCCCGTATAACTTTTTCCTAACCACCATAACCGATTCTCAACCTACGCATACGGAACCACTCTCCATCACCTTCCAAGAACTGCTTGATCCGAGTCTGGGGGAGCTGGAATGTTCGCTGCAGATGAACTACTTGGTCGATATCGATTGGCTGTTAAAACATTACTCCTTGGCAGGTTACCAGAATGTCCCTCTACTTGTACTGCATGGTGATGAAACACCCGAGTTGAGTACGGTTTCACAAGAGAAGCCTAATGTTACTGCATTGAAAGTGGAGATTAAGACACCGTTCGGTGTCCATCACACCAAGATGGGCCTCTACGGATATCGTGACGGTTCGATGCGTGTCGTCATTTCGACCGCCAATCTGTACGAGAACGATTGGTACAATCGTATACAAGGGCTTTGGATTAGTCCAAGATTACCCGCCGTACCGGAGGGGTCAGACACAACGTACGGTGAAAGCAGAACCGAGTTCCGTACAAGCCTGCTGAATTATCTAGATGCGTACAAACTGCACCAGCTACAACCGTGGATGGAACGAATAAGAAAAACGGACTTTTCGGACGTAAAGTAA